The following are encoded together in the Variovorax sp. PBS-H4 genome:
- a CDS encoding c-type cytochrome, which yields MKLFARFLLAALVGLAASTSFAADDPEGKPAAAAAPAKAAKPDPAKGDTVFNNTPANSQSCASCHNADGNSAIAANPKLAQQHPEYILKQLQDFKSGKRKSAIMKPLASALSDEDMRNVAWFVGSKKVKPGFAKEKDLVGLGEKIYRGGIAERQIPACAGCHSPNGAGVPAQYPRLGGQHADYTMAQLSLFRDGTRQNSPQMMGVAAKLNDREIKAVADYIAGLR from the coding sequence ATGAAGTTGTTTGCCCGTTTCCTGCTTGCAGCCCTCGTCGGCCTTGCCGCCAGCACCAGCTTCGCGGCCGACGATCCGGAAGGCAAGCCGGCTGCCGCCGCTGCCCCCGCCAAGGCTGCCAAGCCTGATCCAGCCAAGGGCGACACTGTCTTCAACAACACCCCGGCCAACAGCCAGAGCTGCGCCTCCTGCCACAACGCCGACGGCAACTCGGCCATCGCGGCAAATCCCAAGCTGGCGCAACAGCATCCCGAATACATCCTCAAGCAGCTGCAGGACTTCAAGTCCGGCAAGCGCAAGAGCGCGATCATGAAGCCGCTGGCCTCGGCCCTGTCCGACGAGGACATGCGCAACGTCGCCTGGTTCGTCGGCTCCAAGAAGGTCAAGCCGGGCTTCGCGAAAGAGAAGGACCTGGTCGGCCTGGGCGAGAAGATCTATCGAGGCGGCATCGCAGAGCGCCAGATCCCGGCTTGCGCGGGTTGCCACAGCCCGAACGGCGCCGGAGTCCCGGCCCAGTATCCGCGCCTGGGCGGCCAGCATGCCGACTACACCATGGCGCAGCTCAGCCTGTTCCGCGACGGCACCCGCCAGAACAGCCCGCAGATGATGGGCGTCGCCGCCAAGCTCAACGACCGCGAGATCAAGGCCGTGGCCGACTACATTGCCGGCCTGCGCTGA
- the metK gene encoding methionine adenosyltransferase — protein sequence MANDFLFTSESVSEGHPDKVADQISDAILDAIYAQDPRSRVAAETLTNTGLVVLAGEITTNAHVDYIQVARDTIKRIGYDNTDYGIDYKGCAVMVCYDKQSNDIAQGVDHASDDHLNTGAGDQGLMFGYACDETPELMPAPIYYAHRLVERQAQLRKDGRLPFLRPDAKSQVTMRYVDGKPHSIDTVVLSTQHHPDQSETPTKMKASFNEAIIEEIIKPVLPKEWLKDTKYLINPTGRFVIGGPQGDCGLTGRKIIVDTYGGACPHGGGAFSGKDPSKVDRSAAYAARYVAKNIVAAGLARQCQIQVAYAIGVARPMNVTVYTEGTGVIPDEKLAELVQEHFDLRPKGIIQMLDLLRPIYGKTAAYGHFGREEPEFTWEDTSKAAALRAAAGR from the coding sequence ATGGCGAACGACTTTCTCTTCACTTCAGAATCGGTTTCCGAGGGCCATCCCGACAAGGTCGCGGACCAGATCTCGGATGCCATCCTCGACGCGATCTACGCCCAGGACCCGCGCAGCCGCGTGGCCGCCGAGACGCTGACCAACACCGGCCTGGTGGTGCTCGCCGGCGAGATCACCACCAACGCCCACGTCGACTACATCCAGGTCGCGCGCGATACCATCAAGCGCATCGGTTACGACAACACCGACTACGGCATCGACTACAAGGGCTGTGCGGTGATGGTCTGCTACGACAAGCAGTCCAACGACATCGCTCAGGGCGTGGACCACGCGAGCGACGATCACCTCAACACCGGCGCCGGCGACCAGGGCCTGATGTTCGGCTACGCCTGCGACGAGACGCCCGAGCTGATGCCCGCGCCGATCTACTACGCCCACCGCCTGGTGGAGCGGCAGGCCCAGTTGCGCAAGGACGGCCGCCTGCCCTTCCTGCGCCCCGACGCCAAGAGCCAGGTCACGATGCGCTACGTCGACGGCAAGCCGCACAGCATCGACACGGTCGTGCTCTCCACGCAGCACCATCCGGACCAGAGCGAGACGCCGACCAAGATGAAGGCCTCGTTCAACGAAGCCATCATCGAGGAGATCATCAAGCCGGTCCTGCCCAAGGAGTGGCTGAAGGACACCAAGTACCTGATCAACCCGACCGGCCGCTTCGTCATCGGAGGCCCGCAGGGCGACTGCGGCTTGACGGGCCGCAAGATCATCGTCGACACCTATGGCGGCGCCTGCCCGCACGGCGGCGGTGCCTTTTCGGGCAAGGACCCGAGCAAGGTGGACCGCTCGGCCGCCTATGCGGCACGCTACGTGGCCAAGAACATCGTGGCCGCGGGCCTGGCGCGCCAGTGCCAGATCCAGGTCGCCTACGCGATCGGCGTGGCGCGCCCGATGAACGTGACCGTCTACACCGAAGGCACCGGCGTGATCCCCGACGAGAAGCTCGCGGAGCTGGTGCAGGAGCATTTCGACCTGCGTCCCAAGGGCATCATCCAGATGCTCGACCTGCTGCGCCCGATCTACGGCAAGACGGCGGCCTATGGCCACTTCGGCCGCGAAGAGCCCGAGTTCACCTGGGAAGATACGAGCAAGGCAGCGGCGCTGCGAGCCGCCGCAGGACGCTGA
- a CDS encoding TonB-dependent receptor, whose translation MKFRLVTAAFAAAGCCVAQAQDAPPAPMLREITVSTPRGEIRPFDVPGSVDRVEGSEMREGRLGANLSESLGPVPGLQLLNRQNYAQDLQLSIRGFGARSTFGVRGVRIYVDGIPATLPDGQGQTSNIDIGSAARVEILRGPFSALYGNSSGGVVQAFTEEGEGSPTLDFSVAGGSFGTWRTGSKLSGSTDAVDYTLSASRFHTDGWREHSAADREIQNGKLRFHLDDGSKLTLVFNSVHVYAQDPLGLSAGQYALDPRSAGLATQFDTRKTADQQQLGLTYERRIDARNALRLMVYGGQRSTVQFQSIPASAQLNPLHAGGVIDLARDYGGMDLRWSANLQLADRPFDLVAGLAYDKLREQRRGFENFFGRATAPLALGVQGRLRRDERNEVRNLDPYVQGNWRFTDRWTLEAGVRRSNVRFSSHDLYIVGPNGDDSGSARYGKTLPVASLRYQATPDLALYASAGRGFETPTLNELSYRADGVGGLNFGLQPSVNTSIEAGAKARLAGGLLTAALFQTRTRDEIVTNTNVSGRATFQNAGRTRRDGFELAWQHETLDHWRTQLAYTWLDARYRDGFCSPSPCSAASTVPAGNRIPGIAEHALFASFGWVPPEGWRAGAELRALGAIEANDRNTAGAPGYALAAVYVGYVKRWSRWDLNAFLRVDNLFDRRYIGSVIVNEATPIAPRYFEPAPGRNWTLGMGAAYRF comes from the coding sequence ATGAAATTCCGCCTCGTCACGGCCGCCTTCGCCGCTGCCGGCTGCTGCGTCGCACAGGCCCAAGACGCTCCGCCCGCGCCCATGCTGCGGGAGATCACCGTGTCGACTCCGCGCGGCGAGATCAGGCCTTTCGACGTGCCCGGCTCGGTCGACCGGGTCGAAGGCAGCGAGATGCGCGAAGGGCGGCTGGGTGCCAACCTTTCCGAAAGCCTCGGCCCGGTGCCTGGGCTGCAGCTTCTGAATCGCCAGAACTACGCGCAGGACCTGCAGCTGTCCATCCGCGGCTTCGGCGCGCGCTCCACCTTCGGCGTGCGCGGCGTGCGCATCTACGTGGACGGCATCCCGGCCACGCTGCCGGACGGCCAGGGCCAGACCTCCAACATCGACATCGGCTCCGCCGCCCGCGTTGAAATCCTGCGCGGGCCTTTCTCGGCGCTTTACGGCAATTCGTCGGGCGGTGTGGTGCAGGCCTTCACCGAGGAAGGGGAGGGGTCGCCCACGTTGGACTTCTCGGTGGCCGGCGGCAGCTTTGGTACCTGGCGCACCGGCAGCAAGCTCAGCGGTTCGACCGACGCCGTCGACTACACGCTGAGTGCGAGCCGCTTTCATACCGACGGCTGGCGCGAACACAGCGCGGCGGACCGCGAGATCCAGAACGGCAAGCTGCGCTTTCACCTGGACGACGGCAGCAAACTCACGTTGGTCTTCAACAGCGTCCATGTCTACGCCCAGGACCCGCTGGGCCTGTCGGCCGGGCAGTACGCGCTCGACCCGCGCAGCGCCGGCCTGGCAACGCAGTTCGACACCCGCAAGACGGCGGACCAGCAACAGCTGGGCCTCACGTACGAGCGCCGCATCGATGCGCGCAACGCGTTGCGCCTGATGGTCTACGGCGGACAGCGCAGCACCGTGCAGTTTCAGTCGATCCCGGCTTCGGCGCAGCTGAATCCGCTGCATGCCGGCGGCGTGATCGACCTGGCACGCGACTACGGCGGCATGGACCTGCGTTGGAGCGCCAACCTGCAACTGGCCGATCGGCCCTTCGACCTGGTCGCCGGCCTGGCCTACGACAAGCTGCGGGAGCAGCGCCGCGGCTTCGAGAACTTTTTCGGACGGGCGACAGCTCCGTTGGCGCTCGGCGTACAGGGCAGGCTGCGCCGCGACGAACGCAACGAGGTTCGCAACCTCGATCCTTATGTCCAGGGCAACTGGCGCTTCACCGACCGCTGGACGTTGGAAGCTGGCGTGCGCCGCAGCAATGTGCGCTTCTCCTCCCACGACCTCTACATCGTCGGCCCGAACGGCGACGACAGCGGCAGCGCGCGCTACGGCAAAACGCTGCCGGTGGCCTCGTTGCGCTACCAGGCTACGCCCGACCTGGCACTCTACGCTTCGGCCGGCCGTGGCTTCGAGACGCCGACGCTCAACGAGCTGTCCTATCGTGCCGACGGCGTCGGCGGGCTCAACTTCGGGCTGCAGCCTTCGGTCAACACCAGCATCGAGGCCGGGGCCAAGGCGCGCCTCGCAGGCGGGCTGCTGACCGCGGCCCTGTTCCAGACCCGCACCCGCGACGAGATCGTGACCAACACCAACGTCAGCGGCCGCGCCACCTTCCAGAATGCGGGGCGCACCAGGCGCGACGGCTTCGAACTTGCCTGGCAGCACGAGACCTTGGACCACTGGCGCACGCAGCTGGCCTACACCTGGCTCGACGCACGCTACCGCGATGGCTTCTGCTCGCCTTCGCCCTGCAGCGCCGCAAGCACCGTGCCCGCCGGCAACCGCATTCCAGGCATTGCCGAGCACGCGCTTTTTGCATCCTTCGGCTGGGTGCCGCCCGAGGGCTGGCGCGCCGGCGCCGAGCTGCGTGCGCTGGGCGCCATCGAGGCGAACGACCGCAACACCGCCGGCGCGCCGGGCTATGCGCTGGCGGCGGTGTACGTGGGCTACGTCAAGCGCTGGTCGCGCTGGGACCTCAACGCCTTTCTGCGCGTGGACAACCTGTTCGACCGCCGCTATATCGGCTCGGTGATCGTCAACGAAGCCACACCGATTGCGCCGCGCTACTTCGAGCCCGCCCCGGGACGAAACTGGACGCTCGGCATGGGAGCGGCGTATCGTTTCTGA
- a CDS encoding alpha/beta fold hydrolase: MIQTFARALPNGTTLSCRAAGEVGRPLMVFLHGFPEAAFIWDDLLEHFSQPEHGGWRCVAPNLRGFEKSSSPTEVSAYRAHLLIQDVEQLAQSEREDGRIEALVAHDWGGAFGWGYGNQHADKLGRLVIINSPHPGTFVRELRDNPAQQAASAYMNFLARPDAEALLSADDYKRMWLSFTQMKAGPEGYGWLTEEVKAKYREVWDHGLTGACNLYRVTPMKPAVPGKPAAELPELPRERLVVEVPTFVFWALDDKALLPGLLEGLEDYVPQLDLKKVPDATHWIVHEQPEFVAREIEAFLQRTQ; this comes from the coding sequence ATGATCCAGACCTTTGCCCGAGCACTGCCCAACGGCACCACGCTCAGCTGCCGTGCCGCCGGCGAAGTCGGCCGCCCCTTGATGGTTTTCCTGCACGGCTTTCCCGAAGCTGCTTTCATCTGGGACGATCTGCTCGAGCATTTCAGCCAGCCCGAGCACGGCGGCTGGCGCTGCGTGGCCCCGAATCTGCGGGGTTTCGAAAAGTCGAGCAGCCCCACAGAGGTGTCGGCCTATCGTGCGCACCTGTTGATCCAGGACGTCGAGCAGCTCGCACAAAGCGAGCGCGAGGACGGCCGCATCGAGGCGCTGGTCGCGCACGACTGGGGCGGGGCCTTCGGCTGGGGCTACGGCAATCAGCATGCGGACAAGCTGGGCCGGCTCGTCATCATCAATTCACCGCATCCGGGCACCTTCGTGCGCGAGCTGCGCGACAACCCCGCGCAGCAGGCTGCCAGCGCCTACATGAACTTTCTCGCGCGCCCCGATGCAGAAGCACTGCTCTCAGCCGACGACTACAAGCGGATGTGGCTCTCGTTCACCCAGATGAAAGCCGGGCCGGAGGGCTACGGCTGGTTGACGGAAGAGGTCAAGGCCAAGTACCGCGAGGTGTGGGACCACGGGCTTACCGGCGCCTGCAATCTCTACCGTGTGACGCCGATGAAGCCCGCCGTGCCCGGCAAGCCTGCCGCCGAACTGCCCGAACTGCCGCGCGAGCGGCTGGTGGTGGAGGTTCCCACCTTCGTCTTCTGGGCACTCGACGACAAGGCGCTCCTGCCAGGCTTGCTCGAGGGCCTCGAAGACTACGTGCCCCAGCTGGACCTCAAGAAGGTGCCCGACGCCACGCACTGGATCGTGCACGAACAGCCCGAATTCGTCGCCCGCGAGATCGAGGCGTTTCTGCAGCGGACTCAGTAG
- the groES gene encoding co-chaperone GroES, with translation MKLRPLNDRVIVKRIESETKTASGIVIPDNAAEKPDQGEVLAVGPGKQNDKGDLIALNIKVGDRVLFGKYSGQTVKVEGDELLVMKEDDLFAVVEK, from the coding sequence ATGAAACTTCGTCCTTTGAACGATCGCGTGATCGTCAAGCGCATTGAAAGCGAAACCAAGACCGCCTCGGGCATCGTGATCCCCGACAACGCCGCCGAGAAGCCCGACCAGGGCGAAGTCCTGGCTGTGGGACCTGGCAAGCAGAACGACAAGGGCGATTTGATCGCCCTGAACATCAAGGTGGGCGACCGCGTGCTGTTCGGCAAGTACAGCGGCCAGACCGTCAAGGTCGAGGGCGACGAGCTGCTGGTCATGAAGGAAGACGACCTGTTCGCGGTCGTCGAGAAGTAA
- a CDS encoding AraC family transcriptional regulator, whose translation MPLLPSGPRRPPRDRTARSPQTLEAIADAMAFTPLLHFHFGFGEDFALDVDSNARAPLYVACGATAYLRYGDHEPIEMRHGDVALLPHGGQHRVFTRADAAVLSLEDVFARERLRRGHAYAMAIDGNDSVWSGSFFWARDFLSHAVMAALPPVLHLRGDGGAQEWLQPLVAVMRWMSDLRRGAGVGMAEASNVLIRHMVLAHLRGEAGSTSPATSGPLRDERVLKAVRAIHTHPQDPWTVESLAASCHMGRTAFATRFQQQTGETPMRYLARWRVHLAARLLRDKRLTLDQAAARVGYSTGPVLARAYKRIFGFAPGDSGRPDR comes from the coding sequence ATGCCTTTGTTGCCTTCCGGCCCCCGTCGCCCGCCGCGCGACCGCACCGCGCGCTCGCCGCAGACCCTCGAGGCCATCGCCGATGCCATGGCTTTTACGCCATTGCTTCATTTCCACTTCGGTTTCGGCGAGGACTTCGCACTCGATGTCGACAGCAACGCCCGGGCGCCGCTCTACGTGGCGTGCGGCGCCACTGCCTACCTTCGCTACGGTGACCACGAGCCCATCGAGATGCGGCACGGGGACGTCGCCTTGCTGCCGCACGGTGGGCAGCACCGCGTGTTCACAAGGGCCGACGCGGCCGTGCTGTCGCTGGAGGATGTCTTCGCACGCGAGCGGCTGCGGCGCGGCCACGCCTACGCGATGGCCATCGACGGCAACGACAGCGTCTGGAGCGGCAGCTTCTTCTGGGCGCGCGATTTCCTTTCTCATGCGGTGATGGCCGCCCTTCCGCCCGTGCTGCATCTGCGCGGCGACGGCGGCGCGCAGGAGTGGCTACAGCCCCTGGTGGCAGTCATGCGCTGGATGTCCGACTTGCGCCGGGGTGCGGGCGTCGGAATGGCGGAAGCATCCAACGTGCTGATCCGGCACATGGTGCTCGCGCACCTGCGCGGCGAGGCTGGATCGACATCGCCCGCGACTTCCGGCCCGCTGCGCGACGAGCGCGTGCTGAAGGCGGTGCGCGCGATCCATACGCATCCGCAGGACCCCTGGACCGTCGAATCGCTGGCGGCGTCCTGCCATATGGGCAGGACCGCCTTCGCGACCCGCTTCCAACAGCAGACGGGCGAGACCCCCATGCGCTATCTCGCACGATGGCGGGTGCACCTGGCCGCACGGCTCCTTCGCGACAAGCGGCTGACGCTGGACCAGGCGGCCGCGCGCGTGGGCTATTCCACCGGCCCGGTCCTGGCGCGCGCCTACAAGCGCATCTTCGGCTTCGCACCCGGCGATTCCGGCCGCCCCGACCGCTAA
- a CDS encoding lysophospholipid acyltransferase family protein encodes MILLFRLLAHVPLRWMHAAGRCLGWLVWWGSPTYRQRFKDNAERAGFTPAQYRPAIGAAGAMAAELPWLWARPQGESVLPRVVRWEGAAELEAALAARKGVIVASPHVGCWEILGQALGERFVDAYGPITALFRPARKKWMADLINAGSRERRGLQMLPTSVAGVRGLIRTLRAGGYTGILPDQVPPLGQGVWAPFFGRPAYTMTLLPRLAQQTGARVFFGVCERLPRGAGYVIRLMPFDGTALGDPKATPEAAAAAMNEGVAALIRALPGQYVWDYARYKQPRGEPAAVTEAEAAR; translated from the coding sequence ATGATTCTTCTGTTTCGATTGCTCGCCCATGTGCCGCTGCGCTGGATGCATGCCGCCGGCCGCTGTCTGGGTTGGCTGGTGTGGTGGGGCTCGCCCACCTATCGCCAGCGCTTCAAAGACAACGCCGAGCGCGCCGGATTCACCCCCGCACAGTACCGCCCGGCCATCGGCGCCGCCGGCGCCATGGCGGCGGAGCTGCCGTGGCTGTGGGCCAGGCCGCAGGGCGAGAGCGTGCTGCCGCGCGTCGTGCGCTGGGAGGGCGCAGCCGAGTTGGAGGCGGCGCTGGCCGCGCGCAAGGGCGTGATCGTCGCCTCGCCGCATGTCGGATGCTGGGAGATCCTCGGGCAGGCGCTCGGCGAGCGCTTCGTCGACGCCTACGGGCCCATCACGGCCCTGTTCCGCCCGGCGCGCAAGAAATGGATGGCCGACCTGATCAATGCAGGCTCGCGCGAGCGGCGCGGCCTGCAGATGCTGCCCACGAGCGTGGCCGGCGTGCGCGGACTGATCCGCACGCTGCGGGCCGGCGGCTACACCGGCATCCTGCCGGACCAGGTGCCGCCGCTGGGGCAGGGTGTCTGGGCGCCCTTTTTCGGCCGGCCTGCCTACACCATGACCCTGCTGCCGCGGCTGGCGCAGCAGACCGGGGCGCGCGTCTTCTTCGGCGTATGCGAACGGCTGCCGCGCGGGGCGGGCTATGTCATCCGGCTCATGCCCTTCGACGGTACCGCCCTGGGCGACCCGAAGGCCACGCCGGAGGCCGCTGCGGCCGCGATGAACGAAGGCGTCGCCGCGCTGATTCGTGCGCTGCCGGGGCAGTACGTCTGGGACTACGCGCGCTACAAGCAGCCGCGCGGCGAACCGGCCGCGGTAACCGAAGCGGAGGCCGCGCGATGA
- the yihA gene encoding ribosome biogenesis GTP-binding protein YihA/YsxC, which translates to MTTPSRKPAAPPSRMAAVVDAAAAERIRIARGWLHTAHFLTSAPQLEHLPALELPEIAFVGRSNAGKSTAINTLTQQTRLAFASKTPGRTQHINLFGVGKQKVDDAVLADLPGYGYAAVPREAKLRWQRVMGNYLMTRESLRGVVLMCDPRHGLTELDEILLEVIRPRVEQGLKFLVLLTKADKLTRSDGAKALSIVRLQAGGGEVKLFSALKQQGVDEAAELLWRWAHPQDELPAEPTEGDSQP; encoded by the coding sequence ATGACCACCCCGAGCCGCAAGCCGGCCGCCCCTCCCTCCCGCATGGCCGCTGTCGTGGACGCCGCAGCGGCCGAGCGCATCCGCATCGCGCGCGGCTGGCTGCATACCGCCCACTTCCTCACCAGCGCGCCGCAACTCGAGCATCTGCCGGCCCTCGAGCTGCCGGAGATCGCCTTCGTCGGGCGGTCGAACGCCGGCAAATCGACCGCCATCAACACCCTGACCCAGCAGACCCGGCTGGCCTTCGCCTCCAAGACGCCCGGCCGCACCCAGCACATCAACCTGTTCGGCGTTGGCAAGCAGAAGGTGGACGACGCGGTGCTGGCGGACCTGCCGGGCTACGGCTACGCGGCCGTGCCGCGTGAGGCGAAGCTGCGCTGGCAGCGCGTCATGGGCAACTACCTGATGACGCGCGAGAGCCTGCGCGGCGTGGTGCTGATGTGCGACCCGCGCCATGGCCTCACCGAGCTCGACGAGATCCTGCTCGAGGTGATCCGCCCGCGGGTCGAGCAGGGGCTGAAGTTTCTCGTGCTGCTGACCAAGGCCGACAAGCTGACACGCTCGGACGGCGCCAAGGCGTTGTCGATCGTGCGACTGCAGGCCGGCGGCGGCGAGGTCAAACTTTTCTCGGCCTTGAAGCAACAGGGAGTGGACGAGGCAGCAGAACTGCTGTGGCGCTGGGCCCATCCGCAGGACGAGCTGCCCGCCGAACCGACCGAAGGAGACAGCCAGCCATGA
- a CDS encoding phosphoribosyltransferase, which translates to MAQMEFRDRHDAGRVLARALAQWRGQSEVVVLALPRGGVPVAWEVAPALQASLDVLVVRKLGFPGQEELAMGAIGPGGVRVMSDIPRLWPVEDAEVEKVVEREQAELARRERLYRGERAPLALAGRVAILVDDGLATGASMHAAVLAVRAMRPRRIVAAAPVASREAVQLLETVADEVVCVHVPEPFRAVGIWYEDFEQTGDDEVRRLLQGQGA; encoded by the coding sequence ATGGCGCAGATGGAATTCAGGGATCGACACGATGCGGGCCGCGTGCTCGCGAGAGCGCTGGCCCAGTGGCGCGGCCAGTCCGAGGTGGTGGTGCTGGCGCTGCCGCGCGGCGGGGTGCCCGTGGCCTGGGAAGTCGCTCCGGCCCTGCAGGCATCGCTCGACGTGCTCGTGGTGCGCAAGCTCGGCTTCCCGGGCCAGGAGGAGCTCGCGATGGGCGCGATCGGGCCCGGCGGCGTGCGCGTGATGTCCGATATCCCGCGCCTGTGGCCGGTGGAAGATGCCGAGGTCGAGAAGGTGGTCGAACGCGAGCAGGCCGAGCTGGCGCGCCGCGAGCGCCTCTACCGCGGCGAGCGCGCTCCGCTGGCGCTTGCCGGGCGCGTCGCGATCCTGGTCGACGACGGTCTCGCCACCGGCGCCAGCATGCATGCGGCAGTGCTCGCGGTGCGTGCGATGCGGCCGCGGCGCATCGTGGCGGCGGCGCCCGTGGCTTCGAGGGAGGCCGTGCAGTTGCTCGAGACCGTGGCGGACGAGGTGGTCTGCGTCCACGTGCCGGAGCCCTTCCGCGCGGTCGGCATCTGGTACGAGGACTTCGAGCAGACCGGGGACGACGAGGTGCGCCGGCTGCTGCAAGGGCAGGGCGCCTGA
- a CDS encoding lysophospholipid acyltransferase family protein, which translates to MSVFSRLGIVFMRTLAHVPLPLVRGFGTVLGHVLHAVAGSRRRVVDANLALCFPAKVPSERRRIARETFVYVAQSWLDRSWLWHAPEETVAARLQVKGSPREIDEIANGKEPMILFAPHFYGLDAAATALTMHTARPSTTIYTTQRDPMVDEWIREGRKRFGNVITLNRVDGIKPIIAGLRKGGLLYLLPDMDFGRDQTVFVPFYGVPAATVPSLSRFARLGRAKVVPIVSKLTPTGYEIEVLPAWQDFPTEDVVADTALMNQRLQGYIDTMPSQYYWVHRRFKTRPEGAAPVY; encoded by the coding sequence ATGAGCGTGTTTTCGCGCCTTGGCATTGTCTTCATGCGCACCCTTGCCCATGTGCCGCTGCCGCTGGTCCGCGGTTTCGGTACTGTGCTTGGCCACGTGCTGCACGCCGTCGCCGGCTCCCGCCGGCGTGTGGTGGACGCCAATCTCGCGCTGTGCTTCCCCGCCAAAGTGCCCTCCGAGCGGCGGCGCATCGCGCGCGAGACTTTCGTCTATGTGGCGCAATCCTGGCTGGACCGAAGCTGGCTCTGGCATGCGCCGGAAGAGACCGTGGCCGCCCGGCTGCAAGTGAAGGGTTCGCCAAGGGAGATCGACGAGATCGCCAATGGAAAGGAGCCGATGATCCTTTTCGCGCCGCATTTCTACGGGCTCGACGCGGCGGCCACCGCGCTCACCATGCACACGGCACGGCCGTCCACCACCATCTACACCACGCAGCGCGATCCGATGGTGGACGAGTGGATCCGCGAGGGCCGCAAGCGCTTCGGCAACGTGATCACGCTCAACCGGGTCGACGGCATCAAGCCGATCATCGCGGGGCTGCGCAAGGGCGGCTTGCTGTACCTTCTGCCCGACATGGATTTCGGGCGGGACCAGACCGTATTCGTGCCCTTCTACGGCGTGCCGGCGGCCACAGTGCCGTCGCTGTCGCGCTTCGCGCGGCTCGGGCGGGCCAAGGTGGTGCCGATCGTCTCGAAGCTCACGCCGACCGGCTACGAGATCGAGGTGCTGCCGGCCTGGCAGGACTTCCCTACCGAGGACGTGGTGGCCGACACCGCGTTGATGAACCAGCGCTTGCAGGGCTATATCGACACCATGCCCTCGCAGTACTACTGGGTGCACCGGCGCTTCAAGACCCGGCCCGAGGGCGCGGCGCCGGTCTACTGA